One part of the Nostoc sp. PCC 7120 = FACHB-418 genome encodes these proteins:
- a CDS encoding PLP-dependent aminotransferase family protein, whose amino-acid sequence MDFAINIDPDAPLPLHRQVYEELRRAILLGRLTSGGKLPSTRSLAQLLGVSRATVTQGYELLLSEGYLETIVGSGTFVCRQLPDELLNTAPIESKLQPSNSLVPLSAYGKSLSDKAFLRIPEQAVEISFSYGRPAFDQFPIDLWRKLISRHCHSKAEVLDYTDNSLGYQPLREAIAAYLSRSRAVNCQAEQIIIVGGSQQGLDLITRILIDPNDGIAVEEPGYLGARRAFLAQGASLFPVPVDQSGLIVSKLTTGIIPKLKLIYVTPSHQFPTGAVLSLPRRLELLAWAHKTGVMIIEDDYDSEYRYGERPIPALQGLDQGNSVVYVGTFSKVLFPALRLGYLVLPQNLVNIFARAKWLADRQCSLLEQYALTDFITEGHLERHIRRMRSLYNQRRQTLVQSLFSHFGNRAKILGENAGMHLMVKIDTQISDDEIVQSADLSGVSIGAAYPQYLKDSPGSEFIFGYAELNEQQIQEGVRRLARVIHNLEG is encoded by the coding sequence ATGGATTTTGCTATTAATATCGACCCAGATGCACCTTTACCTCTGCATCGCCAAGTTTATGAGGAATTACGTCGGGCTATTTTGTTAGGACGGTTAACTTCAGGGGGAAAACTACCATCTACGCGATCGCTTGCTCAATTACTTGGTGTTTCTCGTGCTACTGTGACTCAAGGTTATGAGTTATTGCTGAGTGAGGGTTATCTAGAAACTATTGTGGGTTCGGGGACGTTTGTTTGTCGTCAGCTTCCCGATGAATTACTAAATACTGCACCAATTGAGTCAAAATTGCAACCAAGTAACTCACTTGTACCTTTATCAGCTTATGGTAAAAGTTTGAGTGATAAAGCGTTTTTACGTATACCAGAACAAGCAGTAGAAATCAGCTTTAGTTATGGACGACCAGCTTTTGATCAGTTCCCGATAGATTTATGGCGTAAGTTAATCTCGCGTCATTGCCACTCTAAAGCGGAGGTGCTTGACTATACAGATAATTCCCTGGGATATCAACCATTAAGGGAGGCGATCGCTGCTTATCTTTCGCGCTCCAGAGCCGTTAATTGTCAAGCAGAACAAATTATTATTGTCGGTGGTTCTCAGCAAGGTCTTGATTTAATTACACGTATCTTAATTGATCCTAATGATGGGATTGCTGTAGAAGAACCAGGTTATTTAGGTGCTAGACGAGCTTTTTTAGCTCAGGGGGCTAGTTTATTTCCTGTCCCTGTAGATCAATCAGGGTTAATAGTCAGCAAGTTGACAACAGGTATAATTCCTAAGCTTAAACTAATTTACGTCACCCCCTCCCATCAATTTCCTACAGGTGCAGTGTTATCCCTTCCTCGCAGATTAGAGTTACTGGCTTGGGCGCACAAAACAGGGGTGATGATTATTGAAGATGACTATGATAGTGAGTACCGTTATGGTGAGCGTCCCATACCAGCCTTGCAAGGATTAGATCAGGGTAACTCAGTGGTTTATGTCGGGACATTTTCTAAAGTCCTTTTTCCCGCTTTGCGCTTGGGTTATTTAGTTTTACCGCAGAATTTAGTAAATATATTCGCTCGTGCAAAATGGTTGGCGGATAGGCAATGTAGTTTACTAGAACAGTATGCCCTAACCGATTTTATTACAGAAGGACATTTAGAAAGGCATATCAGAAGAATGCGATCGCTCTACAACCAACGCAGGCAAACTTTAGTGCAGTCTTTGTTTTCTCATTTTGGCAATAGGGCAAAAATTCTGGGAGAGAATGCAGGAATGCACCTCATGGTAAAAATAGATACTCAAATCAGCGATGATGAAATAGTCCAGAGTGCAGATCTTTCCGGTGTCAGTATTGGAGCAGCCTATCCCCAGTATTTAAAAGATAGCCCTGGTAGTGAATTTATCTTTGGCTATGCAGAACTCAATGAACAGCAAATTCAAGAAGGGGTACGGCGACTGGCTAGAGTAATTCATAATTTAGAAGGCTAA
- a CDS encoding REP-associated tyrosine transposase, translated as MDYRRAKIEGGTFFFTVVTHNRREFLCEPENIRLLRQAFRQVIAQYPFTVDAIVILPNHIHCLWTLPPGDSNFSNRWRLIKNYFTRHCSIKYQETISTSRQNKGELAVWQRRFWEHQIKNEVDFTHHFNYIHYNPVKHGYVKAPKDWQYSSFILYVQRERYNIDWGTGEDIKFSQDIGNE; from the coding sequence ATGGACTATCGTAGGGCAAAAATAGAAGGGGGTACATTTTTCTTCACAGTTGTTACTCACAATCGCCGAGAATTTCTTTGTGAACCAGAAAATATTCGGTTGTTACGACAAGCATTCAGACAAGTTATTGCACAATATCCATTTACTGTAGATGCAATTGTCATTTTACCAAACCATATTCATTGCCTGTGGACGTTACCACCAGGAGATAGCAATTTTTCCAATCGTTGGCGATTAATTAAAAACTATTTCACCCGTCATTGCAGTATTAAATATCAAGAAACTATATCCACATCGCGTCAAAATAAAGGCGAATTAGCAGTTTGGCAACGCCGATTTTGGGAACATCAAATCAAAAATGAAGTTGATTTTACTCACCATTTTAATTATATACATTACAATCCTGTCAAGCATGGATATGTAAAAGCACCTAAAGATTGGCAATATTCAAGCTTTATTTTATATGTTCAACGAGAAAGATATAATATTGACTGGGGTACAGGAGAAGATATCAAATTTTCTCAAGACATAGGAAATGAATAA
- a CDS encoding iron uptake porin produces MQNKINLLLLSQIVVLILNVPVLAEDIVKNEWRSPDKSDVENLSSEVISEDAQDLGEEVFINPDIYSQTSPEQTMAQVTSVSQLSDVQPSDWAFAALQSLVERYGVIAGYPDGTFKGDRAITRYEFAAGLNAALDKVDQLIASGLTDKVTNADLETLRKLQEEFATELAISRGRVDALEARSADIQAQQFSPNVVLGGQTIFGLAGGFGGNRPGDGEANTIFTYLTQLQLASSFTGKDRFRIGLISGNAANNSFENLQAFNTNMARLAWQGNYDNQVSINSVEYRVAGLGDRVVFTFKPVGFSLGSVLSSNSIYADAGQGAISAFAGSTPILRIGNLDAGLGFDWLLSDEIRLQFAYGTRGSSDSNQGLFGADHSALGLQFLYKPTPSLITGLAYVNAYSSNGHLDTGTGSSNADTSGGINEPSQIHALNASMRWQLTNKLVLGAWGGVMVTDSLKSDAVVLSSTYTVSLGIYDPFGRKGDLFGFLYGLPPKLNNGVLIPTADTGNSTHYEVFYRYLVNDNIAITPGFFLVTDPGHISSNNDIFIGAIRTTFSF; encoded by the coding sequence ATGCAAAATAAAATAAACTTATTGCTACTATCCCAGATAGTAGTATTGATACTAAATGTCCCTGTTTTGGCGGAAGATATAGTCAAGAATGAATGGCGATCGCCAGATAAATCTGATGTTGAAAACTTATCTTCTGAAGTGATTAGTGAAGATGCTCAAGATTTAGGTGAAGAAGTTTTTATTAATCCAGATATTTACTCTCAAACATCGCCTGAACAAACTATGGCACAGGTGACATCAGTATCACAATTATCTGATGTACAACCAAGTGATTGGGCTTTTGCGGCCTTGCAATCCTTAGTAGAACGTTATGGAGTTATAGCAGGTTATCCTGATGGTACATTTAAAGGCGATCGCGCCATTACACGTTACGAATTTGCGGCTGGATTAAATGCTGCTTTAGATAAAGTCGATCAATTAATTGCATCTGGCTTAACAGATAAAGTCACTAATGCTGATTTAGAAACATTACGAAAACTGCAAGAAGAATTTGCTACTGAATTAGCTATTTCTAGAGGTAGAGTTGATGCCTTAGAAGCCCGTAGTGCTGATATCCAGGCTCAACAATTTTCCCCTAACGTCGTATTAGGAGGACAAACCATTTTTGGACTAGCTGGTGGTTTTGGTGGGAATCGTCCAGGTGATGGAGAAGCCAACACAATTTTTACTTATTTGACACAATTACAACTAGCTTCCTCTTTCACAGGAAAAGACCGTTTTCGTATCGGCTTAATATCAGGAAACGCCGCTAATAATAGCTTTGAAAACCTCCAAGCTTTCAATACCAACATGGCGAGATTAGCTTGGCAAGGAAATTACGACAATCAAGTTAGTATTAACTCCGTTGAATATCGAGTTGCAGGTTTAGGCGATCGCGTTGTTTTCACCTTTAAACCTGTAGGATTTAGCTTAGGTAGTGTACTTAGTTCTAACTCCATCTATGCAGATGCAGGACAAGGAGCGATATCTGCATTTGCAGGTTCAACACCTATCTTGAGAATTGGTAACTTAGATGCTGGTTTAGGCTTTGACTGGTTACTGTCAGACGAAATCCGTTTGCAATTTGCCTATGGTACAAGGGGTAGCAGCGACAGCAACCAAGGTTTATTTGGTGCAGATCACAGCGCCTTAGGATTGCAGTTTTTATACAAGCCAACTCCCTCACTCATCACAGGTTTAGCTTATGTCAACGCCTATTCCAGCAATGGTCATTTAGATACGGGTACTGGTAGCAGTAACGCCGATACTTCAGGGGGAATTAACGAACCTTCGCAAATCCACGCCCTCAACGCTAGCATGAGATGGCAACTAACTAATAAACTAGTCCTTGGTGCTTGGGGTGGTGTTATGGTGACAGATTCCCTCAAATCAGATGCAGTTGTTCTCAGCAGCACCTATACAGTTTCCTTAGGTATATATGACCCGTTTGGCAGAAAAGGCGACTTATTCGGTTTTCTCTACGGCTTACCACCAAAATTAAATAACGGCGTATTAATCCCCACCGCAGATACTGGCAATTCCACTCACTACGAAGTTTTTTACCGCTATTTAGTCAATGATAATATCGCCATCACTCCTGGCTTTTTTCTCGTCACTGACCCTGGTCATATTTCCAGCAACAATGATATTTTCATCGGTGCTATCCGTACCACCTTTAGTTTTTAA
- the bchH gene encoding magnesium chelatase subunit H, translating into MKRIVLIAGFESFNADLYRKAAFLANSRCADLDIRVFSDRDITSKRLEVEAALQGADVFFGSLLFDYDQVVWLRDRVSQIPIRLVFESALELMSLTKLGAFAIGDKPKGMPKPVKFILDKFSNGREEDKLAGYISFLKIGPKLLKFVPVQKVQDLRNWLIIYGYWNAGGTENVAALFWTLAEKYLDLKIGDIPPPIETPNIGLLHPDYPGFFESPREYLAWYQKREEAGVQGAGCRGEKNPVVGILLYRKHVITKQPYIPQLIRRFEDAGLIPLPIFINGVEGHVAVRDWMTTDYEFQQRQIGNIATPSLSPEAVKVDAIVSTIGFPLVGGPAGSMEAGRQVEVAKRILTAKNVPYIVAAPLLIQDIHSWTRQGVGGLQSVVLYALPELDGAIDTVPLGGLVGEDIYLVPERVQRLIGRVKSWIALRQTPAAERKIAIILYGFPPGYGATGTAALLNVPRSLIKLLHALKDQGYNVGDIPEDGEELIRLVKETDEEMERWEKNKPFPSSANTVNSRKLEKWLGYLRTSRIEKQWKSLTGSGIKTYGDELHVGGVQLGNVWIGVQPPLGIQGDPMRLMFERDLTPHPQYAAFYKWLQNDLQADAVVHFGMHGTVEWLPGSPLGNTGYSWSDILLGDLPNLYIYAANNPSESILAKRRGYGVLISHNVPPYGRAGLYKELITLRDLIAEYREDPNKNYVLKEAICKKIVDTGLDTDCPFEDAKRLGIPFTPENIRMFSAHAFDDYLVKLYEYLQVLETRLFSSGLHTLGEAPNQEELASYLEAYFGEEQAKQPEMEKQITDLLMQTTDELTNLLRGLNGEYIPPAPGGDLLRDGAGVLPTGRNIHALDPYRMPSPAAYERGREIAQKIIAQHLQEHHTYPETVAVLLWGLDAIKTKGESLGILLELVGAEPVKEGTGRIVRYELKPLAEVGHPRIDVLGNLSGIFRDSFVNIIELLDDLFQRAADADEPEDQNFVRKHALALKAQGVENASARLFSNPAGDFGSLVNDRVVDGNWESGEELGNTWQSRNVFSYGRQDKGQARPEVLQQLLKTSDRIVQEIDSVEYGLTDIQEYYANTGGLKKAAEKQSGKKVTASFVESFSKDTTPRNLEDLLRMEYRTKLLNPKWADAMASQGSGGAYEISQRMTALIGWGGTADFKDDWVYDQAADTYALDPEMAEKLRQANPEAFRNILSRMLEAHGRGLWQADTDKLDKLRQLYELTDEQLEGVTV; encoded by the coding sequence ATGAAACGCATCGTTTTGATTGCTGGATTTGAATCATTTAATGCTGACTTGTACAGAAAGGCTGCCTTTTTGGCTAATTCTCGCTGTGCTGATTTAGATATTCGTGTGTTTAGCGATCGCGATATTACCAGCAAGCGCCTAGAAGTGGAAGCGGCATTGCAAGGCGCGGATGTGTTTTTTGGTAGCCTACTATTTGATTATGACCAAGTTGTGTGGTTGCGCGATCGTGTTTCCCAAATTCCTATCCGCTTAGTATTCGAGTCAGCCTTGGAGTTGATGAGTTTAACTAAGCTGGGTGCTTTTGCCATTGGTGATAAACCAAAGGGAATGCCCAAACCTGTTAAATTTATTCTCGACAAATTTAGCAACGGACGAGAAGAAGACAAACTTGCTGGTTATATTAGCTTTTTAAAAATCGGCCCCAAACTCCTCAAATTCGTTCCCGTGCAGAAAGTCCAAGACTTACGCAACTGGTTAATTATCTATGGTTATTGGAACGCCGGCGGCACTGAAAACGTGGCTGCTTTATTTTGGACACTAGCAGAAAAATATTTAGATTTAAAAATCGGTGACATTCCCCCACCAATCGAAACCCCCAACATAGGTTTATTGCATCCCGATTATCCAGGGTTTTTTGAATCCCCACGCGAATATTTGGCATGGTATCAAAAGAGGGAAGAGGCAGGGGTGCAGGGGGCAGGGTGCAGGGGGGAAAAAAACCCTGTTGTTGGTATTCTTCTTTACCGTAAACACGTCATTACCAAACAACCCTATATTCCCCAACTGATTCGCCGCTTTGAAGATGCGGGTTTAATCCCCTTACCCATATTTATCAACGGCGTAGAAGGACACGTTGCGGTACGGGATTGGATGACTACCGACTATGAATTTCAGCAACGACAAATCGGTAATATCGCCACACCTTCACTATCTCCAGAAGCCGTTAAAGTTGATGCAATTGTTTCCACCATTGGCTTTCCCCTGGTCGGTGGCCCGGCTGGTTCAATGGAAGCAGGTCGTCAAGTAGAAGTAGCCAAGCGCATCCTCACCGCCAAAAATGTCCCTTACATCGTCGCTGCACCTTTATTAATTCAAGATATCCATTCATGGACACGTCAAGGTGTGGGTGGTTTGCAAAGCGTGGTGTTATACGCCTTACCAGAATTAGACGGTGCAATTGATACTGTTCCCCTTGGTGGTTTGGTGGGTGAAGATATTTATTTAGTTCCTGAACGGGTACAGCGCCTCATTGGTAGAGTTAAAAGCTGGATTGCTTTACGTCAAACACCAGCAGCAGAACGGAAAATTGCCATTATCTTATATGGCTTCCCTCCTGGTTATGGGGCTACGGGTACGGCTGCATTATTAAATGTTCCCCGCAGTTTGATTAAATTACTCCACGCCCTCAAAGACCAAGGTTATAACGTCGGCGATATCCCAGAAGATGGGGAAGAATTAATTCGTCTGGTGAAGGAAACTGATGAAGAGATGGAAAGATGGGAGAAAAATAAACCTTTTCCCTCTTCAGCTAATACTGTTAATTCCCGTAAATTAGAAAAATGGTTAGGATATCTCCGCACTTCCCGCATCGAAAAACAATGGAAGTCTTTGACAGGTAGCGGAATTAAAACTTATGGTGATGAACTCCATGTTGGTGGTGTGCAGTTAGGGAATGTGTGGATAGGTGTCCAGCCACCATTGGGGATACAAGGCGACCCCATGCGCCTGATGTTTGAACGTGATTTAACACCCCATCCCCAATATGCTGCCTTTTATAAATGGTTGCAAAATGATTTACAAGCTGATGCTGTTGTCCATTTTGGAATGCACGGGACTGTAGAATGGTTACCTGGTTCACCTTTGGGTAATACTGGTTATTCGTGGTCGGATATTTTGTTAGGAGATTTGCCCAATCTATATATATATGCGGCAAATAATCCTTCTGAGTCGATTTTGGCCAAGCGTCGCGGTTATGGGGTGCTAATTTCTCACAATGTCCCCCCCTATGGTCGTGCTGGTTTATATAAGGAATTAATTACACTGCGCGATTTAATTGCGGAATATCGAGAAGACCCCAACAAGAATTATGTTCTCAAAGAAGCGATTTGTAAAAAGATTGTTGATACGGGTTTAGACACAGATTGCCCTTTTGAAGATGCCAAACGTTTGGGTATTCCCTTCACTCCTGAAAATATCAGGATGTTTAGCGCCCATGCTTTTGATGATTATCTGGTGAAATTATATGAGTATTTGCAAGTTTTAGAAACTCGGTTATTTTCCTCTGGCTTACATACATTAGGTGAAGCACCAAATCAAGAAGAATTAGCATCTTATCTCGAAGCTTATTTTGGTGAAGAACAAGCAAAACAACCAGAAATGGAAAAGCAAATTACAGATTTGTTGATGCAAACCACAGATGAATTAACTAATTTACTACGCGGATTAAATGGTGAATATATTCCTCCAGCACCGGGAGGGGATTTATTACGAGATGGCGCTGGTGTGTTACCTACAGGGAGAAATATTCATGCTTTAGACCCCTATAGAATGCCATCCCCCGCAGCTTATGAACGGGGTCGAGAAATTGCTCAAAAAATCATCGCTCAGCATTTACAAGAACATCATACATATCCTGAAACGGTGGCGGTTTTATTGTGGGGATTAGATGCAATTAAAACTAAGGGTGAATCTTTGGGGATTCTTTTAGAATTAGTTGGGGCTGAACCTGTGAAAGAAGGAACAGGTCGGATTGTTCGTTATGAATTAAAGCCTTTAGCAGAGGTCGGACATCCGCGCATTGATGTATTAGGAAATCTATCAGGGATTTTTAGAGATAGTTTCGTCAACATCATCGAATTATTAGATGATTTATTTCAAAGGGCTGCTGACGCTGATGAACCAGAAGACCAGAATTTTGTGAGAAAACACGCTTTAGCTTTAAAAGCCCAAGGTGTAGAAAATGCTTCCGCGAGATTATTTTCCAATCCTGCGGGGGATTTTGGTTCTTTGGTCAATGATAGAGTTGTTGATGGTAACTGGGAATCTGGGGAAGAGTTAGGTAATACTTGGCAAAGTCGCAATGTGTTTAGCTATGGCAGACAAGACAAAGGACAAGCTAGACCGGAAGTTTTGCAGCAATTATTGAAAACGAGCGATCGCATCGTTCAAGAAATAGATTCGGTAGAATATGGTTTAACCGATATTCAAGAATATTACGCCAACACCGGCGGTTTGAAAAAAGCAGCCGAAAAGCAAAGCGGTAAGAAAGTTACGGCTAGCTTTGTGGAAAGTTTTTCCAAAGACACCACACCCCGCAACTTAGAGGATTTATTGCGGATGGAATACCGCACCAAGTTACTCAATCCCAAATGGGCTGATGCAATGGCGAGTCAAGGTTCCGGTGGTGCTTACGAAATTTCCCAACGCATGACAGCCTTAATTGGTTGGGGTGGTACGGCTGATTTTAAAGATGATTGGGTTTATGACCAGGCTGCTGATACTTATGCTTTAGACCCCGAAATGGCAGAGAAATTACGCCAAGCCAACCCAGAAGCTTTTCGTAATATCCTCAGCAGGATGTTAGAAGCGCATGGACGGGGTTTATGGCAAGCTGATACAGATAAGTTAGATAAGTTGCGTCAGTTGTATGAATTGACTGATGAACAATTAGAAGGCGTAACGGTTTAA
- a CDS encoding pyridoxamine 5'-phosphate oxidase family protein: MAKLFDHITKELQEFIAAQHLFFVASAPLSPDGHVNMSPKGLNCFRILSPHQVAYLDLTGSGNETSAHLQENGRITLMFCAFEGSPLILRLYGTGETILPSSPNWDSLYSLFPPIPGTRQIIVADIERVQTSCGLGVPLYEYQGQRQALVDWAQKKGVQGVNDYRKQKNVVSIDGLPTPLSKLF; encoded by the coding sequence ATGGCTAAACTTTTCGACCACATCACCAAAGAACTACAAGAATTTATTGCAGCCCAACATCTGTTCTTTGTAGCTTCTGCACCCCTGAGTCCTGATGGCCATGTGAATATGTCTCCCAAAGGACTAAACTGTTTTCGGATTCTTTCCCCTCATCAGGTAGCTTACCTAGATTTAACAGGTAGTGGTAATGAAACCTCAGCCCATCTCCAAGAAAACGGGCGAATTACTCTCATGTTTTGCGCCTTTGAGGGATCACCATTGATTTTGCGTCTCTATGGAACAGGAGAGACCATTTTACCCAGTTCTCCCAATTGGGATTCCTTGTATTCATTATTTCCCCCAATCCCTGGAACTCGGCAAATTATAGTTGCAGATATTGAGCGCGTGCAAACTTCTTGTGGTCTTGGTGTCCCATTATATGAATATCAAGGACAAAGACAGGCTTTAGTTGATTGGGCGCAGAAAAAAGGAGTGCAAGGAGTTAATGACTATCGAAAGCAAAAAAATGTTGTGAGTATTGATGGTTTACCGACTCCACTCAGCAAATTATTTTAA
- a CDS encoding pyridoxamine 5'-phosphate oxidase family protein — protein MTQQKAPSQRTTVKRVPKRANYESETIYQILDEGLVCQVGFVVDGQPVVIPTAYGRIGDTLYIHGSPASRMLKTLQQGLDVCVTVTLIDGLVLARSAFHHSMNYRSVVVFGKATLVEDAEQKLAALKAFTEHVILGRWEEVRSPNRHELAGTIVLSLPLTEASAKVRTGEPIDDEADYQIPVWAGQIPLKLTAATPINDSRLDSSIELPVYVNNYTRPQKGAA, from the coding sequence ATGACTCAACAAAAAGCCCCCAGCCAAAGAACTACAGTTAAACGTGTACCAAAAAGAGCTAACTATGAAAGTGAAACTATTTATCAAATTTTGGACGAAGGATTAGTCTGTCAAGTGGGTTTTGTGGTTGATGGACAGCCTGTTGTGATTCCTACAGCCTATGGAAGAATAGGCGATACATTATATATTCACGGCTCACCGGCTAGCCGGATGTTAAAAACCCTGCAACAAGGTCTTGATGTCTGCGTCACCGTGACTTTAATTGATGGGTTAGTCTTAGCGCGATCGGCGTTTCACCATTCAATGAACTATCGCTCAGTGGTAGTATTTGGGAAAGCCACACTAGTAGAAGATGCAGAGCAAAAATTAGCTGCTCTCAAAGCATTTACAGAACACGTTATTCTAGGGAGGTGGGAAGAAGTGCGATCGCCTAATCGTCACGAATTAGCTGGAACTATAGTATTATCTCTACCCCTAACAGAAGCCTCAGCAAAAGTTCGCACGGGTGAACCGATTGATGATGAAGCTGATTATCAAATACCAGTCTGGGCAGGACAAATTCCTTTAAAATTAACTGCGGCTACACCCATAAATGATTCCCGCTTAGATTCAAGCATAGAATTACCTGTATATGTAAATAATTACACTAGACCACAAAAAGGTGCTGCGTGA
- a CDS encoding ABC transporter ATP-binding protein yields the protein MVPQSELQENSSMQAIGRVLESLRNYRLISLGALFSLLLLTVANAVTPQLFRWGIDQGIVKKDLQIVLYSAAWMVVAAIARGVFNFGQSYLAEAASQGVAYELRNKIFSKIQNLSFSYHDQSQTSQLLTRVTSDIEQIRTFIGTSLIQVISGIVTLISAAVILLIMNWQLAIITLTVVPMSGWLMARFITQNDRLFRQVQEQLSDLNAVLQENLIGIRVVKAFVRESAERSRYTGLNDALVTANMKTIRAIRNTFPFIFLLSNLVTLAVFGYGGAQVIGNTFSIGELVAFNAYLILILQPILLIGFAAPAIAQAAASAQRVYEVVDAAVEIRDRADAIPFETCGGRITFENVSFRYPGAATEALKDVSFETKPNELIAILGMTGSGKSTVMNLIPRFYDVTKGAIRIDGQDVRDFTLNSLRKHIGIVFQETTLFSGTIRENIAYAKPKASLEQVMEVAKTAQIHDFIMSLPDGYETIVGERGVGLSGGQKQRIAIARTLLTDYSILILDDSTSAVDAKTAAEIQAELDSMMRQKACVTFVVAQRISTVKNADRIFLIDKGRLAAQGTHEELMQTSPLYGAILESQVKKRQEAEERGSRGAGET from the coding sequence GTGGTTCCACAATCAGAACTTCAGGAAAACTCATCAATGCAGGCAATTGGGCGTGTATTGGAGAGTTTGCGGAATTATAGATTGATTTCGCTGGGGGCTTTGTTTAGTCTTTTGCTGTTGACGGTGGCGAATGCGGTGACGCCCCAACTATTTCGCTGGGGAATTGATCAGGGCATTGTCAAGAAAGACTTACAGATAGTGCTTTACAGTGCTGCCTGGATGGTAGTTGCGGCGATCGCTCGTGGTGTGTTTAATTTTGGTCAAAGTTATTTGGCAGAGGCGGCTTCCCAAGGTGTAGCCTATGAATTGCGAAACAAGATTTTTAGCAAGATTCAAAATCTCAGTTTTAGCTATCATGACCAGTCACAAACTTCTCAACTCTTAACCCGTGTCACTAGTGATATTGAGCAAATTCGTACTTTTATCGGTACTAGTTTGATTCAGGTGATTAGTGGAATAGTGACGTTGATTAGTGCAGCCGTAATTTTGCTAATCATGAATTGGCAATTAGCAATAATTACCTTAACAGTAGTACCCATGTCAGGGTGGTTAATGGCGCGATTCATCACTCAAAATGACCGACTGTTCCGGCAAGTACAAGAGCAGCTGAGTGACCTAAATGCTGTATTGCAAGAGAATCTGATTGGTATCAGGGTAGTTAAAGCTTTTGTGCGGGAGTCGGCGGAAAGGTCACGTTATACAGGTCTGAATGATGCCCTTGTTACGGCTAACATGAAGACAATTCGCGCCATTCGTAATACCTTCCCATTTATCTTTTTACTGAGTAACTTGGTAACCCTGGCGGTGTTTGGCTATGGTGGGGCGCAGGTGATTGGTAATACTTTCTCTATTGGTGAACTAGTAGCCTTTAACGCCTATCTCATATTAATTTTGCAACCAATTTTACTGATTGGCTTTGCTGCACCAGCGATCGCCCAAGCAGCCGCTTCTGCTCAACGAGTCTATGAAGTTGTAGATGCAGCAGTAGAAATCCGCGATCGCGCTGATGCCATTCCCTTTGAAACTTGTGGTGGTAGAATCACCTTTGAAAATGTGTCTTTCCGCTATCCTGGTGCAGCTACAGAAGCCCTCAAAGATGTTTCCTTTGAAACTAAACCTAACGAATTAATAGCCATTTTAGGCATGACAGGTTCCGGAAAAAGTACCGTCATGAACCTGATTCCCCGCTTTTATGATGTCACCAAAGGCGCAATTCGCATTGATGGGCAGGATGTGCGAGACTTCACCCTCAACAGCCTGAGAAAGCACATCGGCATTGTATTTCAAGAAACCACCCTATTTTCGGGAACCATCCGCGAAAATATCGCCTACGCCAAACCTAAAGCATCATTAGAACAGGTGATGGAAGTAGCGAAAACTGCTCAAATTCATGATTTTATTATGAGCCTGCCCGATGGTTACGAAACCATAGTTGGTGAACGTGGCGTAGGTTTATCTGGTGGACAAAAGCAACGCATAGCGATCGCCCGCACCCTCCTCACCGATTACAGTATTTTGATCTTGGATGATAGTACCTCGGCTGTCGATGCCAAAACCGCCGCCGAAATACAAGCCGAACTGGATAGCATGATGCGGCAAAAAGCTTGTGTCACCTTTGTTGTGGCTCAACGTATCAGCACAGTCAAGAACGCTGATCGCATTTTTCTCATAGATAAAGGACGGTTAGCAGCCCAAGGTACTCACGAGGAATTGATGCAAACTAGCCCACTTTACGGCGCGATTTTGGAATCTCAGGTGAAGAAGAGACAGGAGGCAGAGGAGCGGGGGAGCAGGGGAGCAGGGGAGACATAA